A genomic window from Thermodesulfitimonas autotrophica includes:
- a CDS encoding cytochrome c biogenesis protein ResB, translated as MRWVKIFTALKNHFTSIRAVLTVLAFLGIASAIGTLIPQNEENLLVYTERYGPNLGRLLIATGLTHVFRSWWFIAAEIWLVISLLVCTYYRGQFALRLSRRDAKRGLGAWGLTILHVSLILILVTLMATPRVSKEQRVAGAPGQIMALTAHGVPFDLQIKDFQIDYYPDGTPKQFRTQCAVLENGRAVREDTISVNHPLRYRGAKIYQMDYGWFLRGLLTTGGQTSPFEVVADRNPYPIDRQHLLLAVFYPDFAYDQNGNPVSQSQQPRNPYVLYVLYEYERPVKMGIVRVGQKEDVPGGNITFSGYALYTGLLVKRNPALPYTFAGFALATAGVIAYLIFNPRRRKPTQTENGGEPEA; from the coding sequence ATGAGGTGGGTAAAAATTTTCACGGCGCTAAAAAACCATTTCACTTCTATCCGGGCCGTGCTTACGGTCCTCGCCTTTCTCGGCATCGCCTCCGCCATCGGTACCCTTATCCCGCAGAACGAAGAAAACCTGCTCGTTTATACGGAGCGGTACGGGCCTAACCTGGGCCGCCTGCTCATCGCCACTGGGCTTACCCACGTTTTCCGCTCCTGGTGGTTTATTGCCGCCGAAATTTGGTTAGTTATCAGCCTCTTGGTCTGCACTTACTACCGGGGCCAGTTCGCCTTGCGCCTCAGCCGCCGGGACGCCAAACGAGGGCTTGGCGCATGGGGCTTAACCATCCTTCACGTTAGCCTGATTCTCATCCTTGTTACCCTGATGGCGACACCCCGGGTTAGCAAAGAACAAAGAGTGGCCGGCGCCCCAGGCCAAATCATGGCGCTTACCGCTCATGGTGTCCCTTTTGACCTGCAGATAAAAGATTTCCAAATCGATTATTACCCGGACGGCACGCCCAAGCAGTTCCGCACGCAGTGCGCCGTCCTGGAAAACGGCCGCGCAGTCCGGGAAGACACCATTTCCGTCAACCACCCGCTACGGTACCGGGGGGCGAAAATTTACCAGATGGATTACGGCTGGTTTCTGCGCGGCCTTCTGACCACCGGTGGGCAGACGTCACCCTTCGAAGTCGTGGCCGACCGAAACCCCTATCCCATAGACCGCCAGCACCTGCTGCTCGCCGTATTCTACCCGGATTTCGCTTACGATCAGAACGGGAACCCGGTCAGCCAGTCCCAGCAACCACGAAACCCTTACGTCCTCTACGTCCTTTACGAGTACGAAAGGCCGGTTAAAATGGGCATCGTGCGCGTAGGCCAGAAGGAGGATGTCCCCGGCGGCAATATCACCTTTAGCGGCTACGCCCTTTACACCGGCCTTTTAGTGAAACGGAACCCGGCCTTACCCTATACCTTCGCCGGTTTCGCCCTGGCTACTGCCGGCGTTATCGCCTACCTTATCTTCAACCCGCGCCGGCGTAAGCCAACGCAAACCGAAAACGGCGGCGAGCCAGAAGCCTAA
- a CDS encoding DUF3782 domain-containing protein, with amino-acid sequence MSVEFKGLPPEVYRAIIQIVDDRMKEIKVTREDFDRLREKVEETAARHEERFDRLDRALAELAEAQKRTEQRVEELAEAQKETRQEVGRLDRALAELAEAQKETRQEVGRLDRALAELAEAQKETRQEVGRLDRALAELAEAQKETRQELRELAEAQRRTEQVVADLWVALRQTRREVGRLSDRFGFTLEDIARVVLPGYLERHLCVRVERLRRKHFTVNGAEYEVDLYGVGQRNGTKVTVLGEVKHRIYAREVKGFVRLLAQVMPQVKTEVVKVMFGFLVHPSAEAVAKEAGIILVASYER; translated from the coding sequence GTGTCCGTTGAGTTTAAGGGGCTTCCACCAGAGGTTTACCGGGCGATCATCCAGATTGTGGATGACCGGATGAAGGAAATCAAAGTCACCCGCGAGGATTTCGACCGGTTAAGAGAAAAAGTTGAAGAGACGGCGGCGCGTCATGAAGAACGTTTCGACCGGCTCGACCGGGCGTTGGCGGAGCTAGCCGAGGCGCAGAAACGGACGGAGCAGCGGGTAGAGGAGCTGGCCGAGGCGCAGAAGGAGACGCGGCAGGAGGTAGGGCGGCTTGACCGGGCGTTGGCGGAGTTAGCCGAGGCGCAGAAGGAGACGCGGCAGGAGGTAGGGCGGCTTGACCGGGCGTTGGCGGAGTTAGCCGAGGCGCAGAAGGAGACGCGGCAGGAGGTAGGGCGGCTTGACCGGGCGTTGGCGGAGTTAGCCGAGGCGCAGAAGGAAACGCGGCAGGAGTTGAGGGAACTGGCGGAGGCGCAGCGGCGCACCGAACAGGTGGTGGCGGATCTATGGGTAGCCCTTAGGCAGACCCGGCGCGAAGTAGGCCGCCTTTCGGATAGATTTGGCTTTACCCTGGAGGATATTGCCCGCGTGGTGCTGCCGGGTTATTTGGAGCGGCACCTATGCGTCCGGGTGGAAAGGCTTCGGCGCAAGCATTTTACCGTCAACGGCGCGGAATACGAAGTGGACTTGTACGGCGTCGGCCAGCGCAACGGGACGAAGGTTACCGTGCTCGGGGAAGTGAAACACCGTATTTACGCCCGGGAAGTAAAAGGTTTTGTGCGGCTGCTCGCGCAGGTTATGCCGCAAGTCAAGACGGAGGTGGTCAAGGTGATGTTCGGGTTCCTTGTTCACCCGTCGGCCGAAGCGGTGGCGAAAGAAGCGGGGATCATCCTGGTAGCCTCATACGAGCGGTAG
- a CDS encoding cytochrome c3 family protein, which produces MRRLTAFACFIFCCGLLLGSSLSGSVVAQAYESPHGPYANFPAGCAACHVAHAAIGPNLMLKTNITALCLTCHDGTASVFNVVYVPELDIYGTGVTRAVYGFGFGTTSGAVYFHPVRDTDNSLVGQVLECIDCHNPHGDMSVPGAVYPRLLNSFDGTTRYYQGPNFCLACHGSVDRGFPSVEDPAVSYWVYTLGNHKNSFAAHYNTSKAALQPPSGTLVTCATCHYKHASDLRRLLAGQEENLCFKCHNTTANSMSGRNIQAEFQKASHHDIFGTTGAKVECSSCHGPHTVGAATLTDATTTYSQVSNPHNTKSVMGRVYALQDNGIGNTVGTFTDFCLACHDNSPPTAKASTTEFVPYTIVFPNTNFTTNSSGWNKTNYPTSAHGTKPLLCTDCHNSHGSDYPLLQKYPEDTQTADGECLWCHKAGNTWGAPDIRTAVSTANASYHPTLVYAGRHSDTESYSNVPLTNRHAECADCHDVHQATGGTGTAPAAQPAIRGVSGVAPSFTSAWTTASSYTFKKPIDYEYELCFKCHSPYSYSTTPPNPTPSSTSQVLGGFAQTDLTKEFNPYNPSYHAVVGGSQIPTFTDSTGATHYYGKFVAPWTATSRLYCADCHTTSLAAGKGPHGSGYGFILPKPWNPITSGGYYGTGGYYAGDTSGHLCFSCHDYAFYSNNVAGGGGGSDTVRSAFSYPTVTQTKKGVTVYAGSAESYNYHSIHSNLGCASCHSAIPHGYFRRGLLVLPTDASPYNLGAQINKSSLTPPAPGTWDCSYCH; this is translated from the coding sequence ATGCGGCGTCTGACAGCTTTCGCTTGCTTTATCTTCTGCTGCGGCCTGCTTCTTGGGAGCTCGCTTTCCGGCTCGGTGGTCGCCCAGGCTTACGAGAGCCCGCACGGGCCTTACGCCAATTTCCCGGCTGGCTGCGCCGCCTGCCACGTCGCCCACGCCGCCATTGGCCCCAACCTGATGCTCAAGACGAATATTACCGCGCTTTGCCTTACCTGTCACGACGGCACGGCCAGTGTCTTCAACGTCGTTTACGTCCCCGAACTGGACATTTACGGCACCGGCGTCACCCGCGCCGTTTACGGCTTTGGCTTCGGCACCACCTCCGGCGCCGTTTACTTCCACCCGGTGCGGGATACCGACAACTCCTTAGTCGGGCAGGTTCTTGAGTGTATCGATTGTCACAACCCGCACGGCGATATGTCGGTGCCCGGCGCCGTTTACCCGCGGCTCCTCAACAGCTTCGACGGTACCACCCGTTACTATCAGGGACCTAATTTCTGCCTCGCCTGCCACGGCAGCGTCGACCGCGGCTTCCCCAGCGTGGAGGACCCCGCAGTAAGCTACTGGGTTTATACCTTAGGCAACCATAAAAACAGCTTCGCCGCCCACTACAACACGAGCAAAGCGGCGCTGCAGCCGCCTTCCGGCACCTTAGTCACCTGCGCCACTTGCCACTACAAGCACGCCTCGGACCTGCGGCGCCTTCTGGCCGGACAGGAGGAGAACCTCTGCTTCAAGTGTCATAACACCACGGCCAACTCGATGAGCGGGCGAAACATCCAGGCCGAGTTCCAGAAGGCTTCCCACCACGATATCTTTGGGACTACGGGTGCCAAGGTCGAGTGCTCGAGTTGCCACGGACCGCACACCGTCGGCGCAGCTACCCTGACCGACGCGACTACCACTTATTCGCAGGTTTCCAACCCCCATAATACCAAGTCGGTGATGGGCCGGGTTTACGCGCTCCAGGATAACGGTATCGGCAACACGGTAGGCACCTTTACCGACTTCTGCCTCGCGTGCCACGACAACAGCCCGCCAACAGCGAAAGCAAGCACCACCGAGTTTGTGCCTTACACTATCGTCTTCCCGAACACGAACTTCACCACCAATTCCAGCGGCTGGAATAAAACAAACTACCCCACCAGCGCCCACGGCACGAAACCGCTCCTCTGCACCGATTGCCACAACAGCCACGGCTCGGACTACCCGCTGCTGCAGAAGTACCCGGAGGACACCCAGACCGCCGACGGCGAGTGCCTCTGGTGCCATAAAGCCGGGAACACGTGGGGCGCGCCCGACATCCGCACCGCCGTCAGCACGGCCAACGCCTCCTACCACCCGACGCTGGTTTACGCCGGCCGTCACAGCGATACTGAAAGTTATAGCAACGTGCCGCTTACCAACCGCCACGCCGAGTGCGCCGACTGCCACGACGTCCACCAGGCGACCGGCGGCACTGGTACCGCCCCTGCCGCCCAGCCGGCGATTCGGGGCGTTTCCGGCGTGGCGCCGAGCTTCACCAGCGCTTGGACCACAGCCTCCAGTTATACCTTCAAGAAGCCGATTGACTACGAATACGAGCTCTGCTTCAAGTGCCATTCGCCGTATAGTTACAGCACAACGCCGCCCAACCCGACGCCGAGCAGCACCTCCCAAGTTCTGGGGGGCTTCGCGCAGACAGATCTGACGAAGGAGTTCAACCCGTACAACCCAAGCTACCACGCGGTAGTGGGCGGCAGCCAGATTCCTACCTTTACGGATAGTACGGGCGCAACCCATTACTACGGAAAATTCGTCGCCCCGTGGACGGCTACCAGCCGCCTTTACTGCGCCGACTGCCACACCACCAGCCTTGCCGCCGGGAAAGGACCGCACGGCTCGGGTTACGGCTTCATCCTGCCCAAGCCATGGAACCCGATCACCAGCGGCGGCTACTACGGCACCGGGGGGTACTACGCCGGCGATACCAGCGGCCATCTCTGCTTCAGCTGTCACGACTACGCCTTCTACAGCAACAACGTGGCTGGCGGCGGCGGCGGCAGCGACACCGTGCGCTCGGCGTTTTCGTACCCCACCGTGACCCAAACGAAGAAAGGGGTCACGGTGTACGCCGGCTCCGCCGAGAGCTACAACTACCACAGCATCCACTCCAACCTCGGCTGTGCCTCTTGCCACAGCGCCATCCCCCACGGTTACTTCCGGCGGGGCCTGCTCGTGCTGCCCACCGACGCCAGCCCCTACAATTTAGGCGCCCAGATTAATAAATCATCCCTCACGCCGCCGGCGCCGGGCACCTGGGACTGCAGCTACTGCCACTAA
- a CDS encoding cytochrome c3 family protein, with protein MRFKGFPLLLFLLSAFLGSSMAYQSVPAAAYDNPHGPYDNFPAGCAACHVAHAATGPNLLSRAATNTTALCLTCHDGTGSVFNVVYVTTNQEVYGLGFYDTAAMHFHPVRDMGNPLIGQSIGCTDCHNPHGDMSVPGQVYARLLSAFDGTTRQHQGPNFCLACHGSVDRGFPSVEDPAVSYWVYTLGNHENSRAAHYDTSKAALRPASGTQVTCVMCHNKHAARYARLLPEQGADLCFKCHNSATNSLHHRNIKEEFSVTRASYHDIYGAKTGAVLSCSSCHGPHTAVAAPLVAGGGPSLLADPTNTKAAFSGTTGTGDNGVPYTVGTVTDFCIKCHNPTPPTATASTTTFVPLTIKFPSYTPTTNASGWNKSGYYDSAHHKARLLCTDCHQSHGSDYPLLQRYPEDDPNTDGECLRCHNSSKVLGAPDIKSDLLLAAASHPTLTVTGAHQNTEDYTKLQKRHAECADCHDVHVATKDNAIKGVSGAIPDYTKASLWSIPNSYTFTKEITHEYELCFKCHSFFSYGSTPPTSPSGGFTETDPSVEFNPNNPSYHAVIGESKIATYQYGGQTYYYGKLTGGWSATSPMKCTDCHGSPSGVRGPHGSPNAFILKAPWDPNTDDSGKYGTGGGLVSGGTSSHVCFKCHDYDFYAKETYGNNEQYRSKFSSYLSKDGCNCGYKYNLHALHVGKKGYGCACCHGAIPHGYKNRGILVEKDDPAPYSYGSKLDILTQTLPDPGEWKKDDCAHGMTGSPCHGGM; from the coding sequence TTGCGCTTTAAGGGTTTCCCCTTGCTTCTATTCCTTCTATCTGCTTTTCTGGGCAGTAGTATGGCTTACCAATCGGTGCCGGCAGCGGCCTACGACAACCCGCACGGGCCCTACGATAACTTCCCTGCGGGCTGCGCCGCCTGCCACGTCGCCCACGCCGCAACTGGCCCTAACCTTCTATCCCGGGCGGCGACAAACACGACTGCGCTTTGTCTTACCTGCCACGACGGCACCGGCAGTGTTTTTAACGTGGTCTACGTTACGACTAACCAGGAGGTCTACGGGCTTGGCTTCTACGATACCGCAGCCATGCACTTTCACCCGGTCCGCGATATGGGAAACCCGCTGATTGGCCAGTCAATCGGCTGCACCGACTGTCACAACCCGCACGGCGATATGTCCGTGCCGGGCCAGGTATACGCGCGGCTCTTAAGCGCCTTCGACGGCACCACCAGACAGCACCAGGGGCCGAACTTCTGCCTCGCCTGCCACGGCAGCGTTGACCGGGGCTTCCCGAGTGTTGAGGACCCCGCGGTGAGCTACTGGGTTTATACGCTGGGTAACCACGAAAATAGCCGGGCAGCACACTACGATACCTCAAAGGCCGCGCTACGACCTGCATCGGGGACGCAAGTTACGTGTGTGATGTGTCACAACAAACACGCCGCCCGCTACGCGCGGCTTCTGCCGGAGCAAGGCGCTGATCTTTGCTTTAAGTGCCACAATAGCGCCACTAACTCCTTGCACCACCGAAACATCAAAGAGGAGTTTTCTGTAACCCGGGCCTCCTACCACGACATCTACGGTGCAAAAACCGGCGCGGTTCTTAGTTGCTCAAGCTGCCACGGGCCGCATACCGCGGTTGCCGCGCCGCTTGTTGCAGGCGGTGGGCCGTCGCTGCTCGCTGACCCGACCAATACCAAGGCCGCTTTCTCAGGAACCACCGGTACCGGCGATAACGGCGTTCCTTATACCGTGGGCACGGTCACCGATTTCTGCATCAAGTGCCATAATCCTACGCCACCTACAGCCACGGCAAGCACTACTACTTTCGTCCCGCTAACCATCAAATTCCCATCCTACACGCCAACCACCAACGCGAGCGGCTGGAATAAGAGCGGGTACTACGACAGCGCGCACCATAAAGCCAGGCTGTTGTGCACCGACTGCCACCAGAGCCACGGCTCGGACTACCCACTGCTGCAGCGGTATCCGGAAGATGACCCGAACACCGACGGCGAGTGCCTGCGCTGCCATAACAGCAGTAAGGTCCTCGGCGCGCCCGACATCAAGAGCGACCTCCTGCTCGCAGCCGCGAGCCACCCAACCCTTACCGTTACGGGAGCGCACCAAAATACCGAGGACTACACCAAGCTGCAAAAGCGCCACGCGGAGTGCGCCGACTGCCACGACGTCCACGTGGCAACAAAAGACAACGCGATTAAAGGCGTCTCGGGGGCAATTCCGGACTACACCAAAGCCTCTTTGTGGAGCATCCCGAACTCTTACACCTTCACGAAGGAGATAACCCACGAGTACGAACTCTGTTTTAAGTGCCACAGCTTCTTCAGCTACGGGAGCACGCCGCCCACTTCACCTAGCGGCGGGTTTACGGAGACCGACCCGAGCGTGGAGTTCAACCCAAACAACCCGAGCTACCACGCCGTAATCGGTGAAAGCAAGATAGCCACGTACCAGTACGGGGGTCAGACCTATTATTACGGCAAGCTCACCGGTGGCTGGAGCGCCACCAGCCCGATGAAGTGCACCGACTGCCACGGCAGCCCGAGCGGTGTCCGGGGGCCGCACGGCTCGCCGAACGCTTTCATCCTCAAGGCGCCGTGGGATCCGAATACCGATGATAGCGGCAAATACGGAACTGGTGGTGGTTTGGTTAGCGGCGGCACCAGCAGTCACGTGTGCTTCAAATGCCATGACTACGATTTCTACGCCAAGGAGACATATGGTAACAACGAACAATACCGGTCCAAATTTTCTTCTTACCTATCAAAGGACGGGTGCAACTGCGGTTATAAATACAACCTCCACGCCCTCCACGTTGGTAAAAAAGGATACGGCTGCGCCTGCTGCCACGGCGCGATACCGCACGGTTACAAAAACCGAGGGATTTTAGTGGAAAAGGACGACCCGGCGCCTTACTCTTACGGCTCGAAGCTCGATATCCTGACCCAGACCTTACCAGATCCAGGGGAGTGGAAGAAGGACGACTGTGCCCACGGGATGACCGGCAGCCCCTGCCACGGAGGAATGTAG